The following proteins come from a genomic window of Diorhabda carinulata isolate Delta chromosome X, icDioCari1.1, whole genome shotgun sequence:
- the LOC130901386 gene encoding peroxiredoxin-4-like: MTDDYYYSKVFITKPAPYWEGQATLHDEFITLKLSDFRGKYLILFFYPLDFTFVCPTEIIAFNKKLEDFKNINTEIVGCSVDSHYTHLAWMNTPVVDGGLGKIDFPLLSDITHKISQDYGVYLDTLGHTLRGLFIIDKRGIVRQITINDVSVGRNVEEIIRLVQAFQFTDDNHDVCPANWKPGDATVSNKPKKKFLDTV; this comes from the coding sequence ATGACAGacgattattattattcgaAAGTTTTCATCACAAAACCGGCTCCATATTGGGAAGGTCAAGCCACATTACACGACGAATTCATTACGTTGAAACTAAGCGATTTCCGAGgaaagtatttgatattatttttctacCCCCTAGATTTCACTTTCGTTTGCCCGACTGAAATAATAgcgttcaataaaaaattagaagatttcaaaaatatcaacacGGAAATTGTGGGTTGTTCTGTGGATTCCCATTACACTCATTTGGCGTGGATGAATACCCCTGTAGTAGACGGCGGTTTAGGAAAAATAGATTTCCCTCTCCTCTCCGATATCACCCATAAAATTAGTCAAGATTACGGCGTTTATTTGGATACTTTAGGACATACCTTAAGGGGATTATTCATAATCGATAAAAGAGGAATCGTTCGTCAGATTACTATAAACGATGTATCTGTTGGAAGGAACGTCGAGGAGATTATACGACTCGTACAGGCTTTCCAATTCACCGATGATAATCACGACGTGTGTCCTGCTAATTGGAAACCAGGCGACGCAACCGTTTCCAACAAAccgaaaaagaaatttttggataCGGTTTAA